One genomic region from Haloarcula taiwanensis encodes:
- a CDS encoding response regulator produces MPDVLIADDSEFMRNLLREILEEDHEIVGEVENGVEAVEVFKEEGPDLVMMDIVMPIRDGIEATDEIKSSNPDANVIMCTSVGQEEKMKEAVKAGADGYITKPFQKPSVMEAIEDVVPS; encoded by the coding sequence ATGCCAGACGTACTGATCGCCGACGATTCAGAGTTTATGCGTAACCTCCTCCGCGAGATTCTCGAAGAAGACCACGAGATCGTTGGGGAGGTCGAGAACGGTGTCGAAGCTGTCGAAGTGTTCAAAGAAGAAGGGCCGGACCTGGTGATGATGGACATCGTGATGCCCATCCGGGACGGCATCGAAGCCACGGACGAGATCAAATCCTCCAATCCCGACGCGAACGTCATCATGTGTACAAGCGTCGGTCAGGAAGAGAAGATGAAGGAGGCCGTGAAAGCGGGGGCTGACGGGTACATCACCAAGCCGTTCCAGAAACCCAGCGTGATGGAGGCTATCGAGGACGTCGTTCCCTCATAG
- a CDS encoding flagellin — MLTELTNDDDRGQVGIGTLIVFIAMVLVAAIAAGVLINTAGFLQSSAEETGQQSSDQVTNRLQLVNAVGEDITDTGVGTVNLTVKRAPGAANIDIGSTIAQWVDSSGSYDLTVEDGAERTADGENFGVTQVQDDDGSISESQVLNDPSDRARLQFDTSAIRGSNLAEGSTATVRLNTQSGGTTTVRLVVPETLSGNSAVSL; from the coding sequence ATGCTAACGGAACTAACGAACGACGACGACCGCGGGCAGGTCGGTATCGGCACCCTGATCGTGTTCATCGCGATGGTGCTGGTGGCGGCAATCGCTGCGGGCGTCCTGATTAACACGGCTGGCTTCCTCCAGAGCAGCGCCGAGGAAACCGGACAACAGAGCAGTGACCAAGTGACGAACCGACTGCAGCTCGTCAACGCCGTCGGTGAAGACATCACTGATACTGGTGTCGGTACGGTGAACCTAACGGTCAAGCGTGCCCCCGGTGCAGCCAACATCGATATCGGAAGCACGATTGCTCAGTGGGTCGACTCCTCAGGCTCGTACGACCTGACTGTTGAGGATGGTGCTGAAAGGACGGCAGACGGAGAAAACTTCGGCGTCACCCAGGTACAGGACGACGACGGCTCCATATCTGAGAGCCAAGTGCTGAACGACCCGTCTGACCGAGCCCGACTCCAGTTCGATACGTCCGCCATCCGCGGCAGCAATCTTGCGGAAGGTTCAACGGCAACTGTCCGACTGAACACCCAGTCTGGTGGTACGACGACCGTTCGACTGGTCGTTCCGGAGACCCTGTCTGGTAACTCCGCAGTCAGCCTCTAA
- a CDS encoding ArsR family transcriptional regulator — MDSGEILQTLGNKYSAEILDATDEPVSAQELSDELGIPIATCYRRIDELTEHDLLELHDNILSDDRRRIKVYRRNVDEVRVDFDDELTVHIEERSEVTNKLDEAWRTLSEP, encoded by the coding sequence ATGGATTCAGGGGAGATTCTTCAGACGCTTGGCAATAAATACAGTGCCGAAATCCTTGACGCGACAGATGAACCGGTCTCCGCACAGGAGCTCAGCGACGAACTCGGAATCCCCATCGCGACGTGTTACCGACGCATCGACGAACTGACCGAACACGACCTCCTGGAACTACACGACAACATCCTCTCTGACGACCGCCGGCGTATCAAGGTGTACCGGCGGAACGTCGACGAGGTCCGGGTCGACTTCGACGACGAACTGACTGTCCATATCGAAGAACGGTCGGAAGTGACCAACAAACTCGACGAGGCGTGGCGGACCCTATCCGAGCCGTAG
- a CDS encoding circadian regulator CirA, with protein MIEQTKTGIEGLDDILNGGIVKNSTTLVSGNPGAGKSILCLQYIYNGVEKYDEKGIYLSFEEDESDLREAAESLGFENWQDHVDNGDIKVYDKQVLLRENDFTSSLDILLEELEDGDYDRLVLDSLAMFELFFENEKEKRTYLLKFTDILSDSGLTTLMTNEQGAVFPDTEIGLENYLTDGNIYLIQTPTDTGVNRYVWVAKMRKQNIETDIYPMEIDRGGIDVHQNASAFSMMSEEESPI; from the coding sequence ATGATTGAGCAAACCAAAACGGGGATCGAGGGCCTCGACGACATTCTGAACGGCGGCATTGTGAAGAACTCGACGACACTGGTGAGCGGCAACCCCGGCGCCGGGAAATCGATCCTCTGTCTCCAGTACATCTACAACGGCGTCGAAAAGTACGACGAGAAGGGTATCTACCTCTCCTTCGAGGAAGACGAGTCGGACCTCCGGGAGGCCGCCGAATCCCTCGGCTTCGAAAACTGGCAGGACCACGTCGACAACGGCGATATCAAGGTGTACGACAAGCAAGTCCTCCTGCGCGAGAACGACTTCACCTCTTCGCTGGATATTCTGCTTGAAGAACTCGAGGACGGCGACTACGACCGACTGGTGCTTGATTCGCTTGCCATGTTCGAACTGTTCTTCGAAAATGAAAAGGAAAAACGGACCTACCTCCTGAAATTCACCGACATTCTCAGTGACAGCGGCCTCACGACGCTGATGACCAACGAACAGGGGGCCGTCTTCCCGGATACCGAAATCGGGCTCGAGAATTATCTGACTGACGGCAACATCTATCTCATCCAGACCCCGACCGACACCGGCGTGAACAGATACGTCTGGGTCGCCAAGATGCGAAAGCAGAACATTGAGACTGACATCTATCCGATGGAGATTGACCGCGGCGGCATCGATGTCCACCAGAACGCCAGCGCCTTCTCGATGATGAGCGAGGAAGAATCACCAATTTAA
- a CDS encoding chemotaxis protein CheW, translating into MAAQSATTGQVLEFQLGSETYCVSIDYVTEIVDIGELTSVPNAPAHVRGVMDLRGRTTSIVDPKVVFGIEDEGAEKRIIVFDPEIVEEQGAAGWLVDEVYQVVQVTPEQVDRSPANDAGSIRGVIKRDDSFVIWVDPAIVHAGD; encoded by the coding sequence GTCAGCCACCACCGGCCAGGTACTCGAGTTCCAGCTCGGCTCGGAAACGTACTGCGTGAGTATCGACTACGTGACTGAGATCGTCGACATCGGCGAGCTCACGTCCGTCCCGAACGCCCCGGCGCACGTCCGTGGTGTCATGGACCTTCGCGGGCGCACGACATCGATCGTCGACCCGAAGGTCGTCTTCGGTATCGAGGACGAGGGTGCGGAGAAGCGTATCATCGTTTTTGACCCGGAAATCGTCGAAGAACAGGGCGCGGCCGGCTGGCTCGTCGACGAGGTGTATCAGGTAGTGCAGGTCACTCCGGAGCAGGTCGACCGGTCCCCTGCGAACGACGCGGGCTCGATTCGCGGCGTCATCAAGCGAGATGACAGTTTTGTTATCTGGGTGGACCCCGCCATCGTCCACGCTGGTGACTGA